Genomic window (Armatimonadota bacterium):
GTATCCAAAAGTACGGATGATTGCTACGGCGTGAGTTGCTTTGCCATAGAGTTATCAAACTTTGAATTGCCTATGAATGTGAAGCTGCTACCATCGTGCCATTTTACGGTTATCCTCCAGCTTGTCTTGTTGGACATCAATGCTGCGGTTCTTGGAAAATTGAGGTGCTTACTAAATGAGTCGCCTCTAAACAACGCGATCGGCAACTTCGCATCTGGGTAATGTGAGTTCAAGAGTACTTCTTCGATTATAATCGCCTTCACGCTATCCGTTGAGCTGAAGTAGATGTACATCCGTAAGTCGGCACCACTTGGTTGTAGATGCATATTAAGAGTGGGAGAATGCTGGATATGCGAGACCAACTGATCCAGTCTTTGGCTTGTTGAAAGTGGTGCGTTGTTCCAAACAGAAATTCTGGGCACAAGGCAAAGGGCAAAACAAAGTGTGCCCGACATTAATACCAAAAACCACAGAATCGTGCTTGGGCCAATCCTTGCGTAGTTTCGCACTATCATTCACAAATCTCCACAGCCTTTTTCCTTCCAGAGAGTGAAATTACGAGTTTCCTTACCCGCGTGTTGACAGAAAACTGTAACTTCTACTTGCACGCCATGGCATTTCTTCATCTTTCCATTCTTGACCCAGCGCCAGCGTGCCGCTTGCGCCCCGGTTCCGAAGGGACTTGCCTTCATCGCTGGATCTGCGCTGACGTGTCTCGCGGCCATCGGCGTGGTTCTACCCTGCCAAGTGCAGCGGCCATCCTTTTCAGAGTGTTCCTCGCAGTGCCACCCGTCGCGACGTGGTGCAAGGCTTGACGGCCTCGAGGACCATAGTCCCCGGTCGAACAAGCGGCTCAAGGGCCCGACGGAAGACGGGGCACGGAGTACTCGGCCCTCTGATAGACTGCGACGCATCGGTCAAGGTCGGGCTCGTTCGCAGGGCGGCCGCCGATGTCCGTCCACTTCAAACCTTTGACGGAAAACGACGCCCCTGCCGAATCCACGACCGCCACGGTCTGCGGCAACGCGGCCCAAACTTTGGAACCCTCTCCGTCAGAATGAAAGGCGACATGGGTCACGACATAGGGCCCGTCGGACATCGACGAAACGGACATGAATCCGTTCTCGACGTGACTGTGCAGCGCATTGGACCTGCGGTCGAGGTCGAGCATGACGCTCCGAACGACAGCGATCAGGGCTATCGCCGAAAGGAGAACCAGGATTGCGACAAGGATCCTCGACCTGGCCTTCTGGAAGTCGTTGCTGACGACATCGGCGGCACTCATGTTACGTGGATTGTGACCTGTCTTCCTCCTCGCCCCGAACATCCGAACCCTCCAGACGTCAGCACCCCTGAAGCACGTCATCCCGAGCGAAGCCGAGGGATCTCCGGTTCTCGCACACGGAATGTAGGGGAGGTCCCTCCGCTCCCTGAGGTCGGCGGATGGCAAGGACAAAACGCTCCATTCTGCCCTAGGCACAGCCCGTGGACCGAGCGAGCGTTTCGGCCCTTGTCCGCAGGACCTCGCCAGAAGACGTTCCTTCGGAACCGGGGTGCAACCGGCACGGTCCATCCCGTTCACCCCGGCCACCCGGGAGGCGGTCACCCGCCGCGACCCCGAGCACCATGGTCGGACGATACCATTGAGTCGGCGGAGCGGCGAGGTGGCGGGTGATCCGCCCTGTCCAGGTTTGGAACGCGTCTTTGTCTGTGCGTAACGATGATTGACGACCAGGCCACCCCGGATGACGTACTCTTTCGGCTTGCCACCAGTCGCCATGTTTACAGTCTGTCAAAACAAGCCTTCAAAGCTTGTACTCGTTGAAAGTAGATTTCTGGTCAAACTGACCACTTGCCTGGTCTTGGCGCTTTGTGGCAGTTGCGGGCCGCAGAGTTCAGACACATCGCAACGAGCCTCGAGTCTGAGAGAGCTCAAGCGTGCTAGTCTTTGGTCCGATGGCAGCGAAACGGTCGCTGTCACTTTCGAACCTTTGCGGATCCATCGGATTGGCAAGACTAGTCGTAGTGAGGAGCCAGAAATCGGCTCCCTTGGCCCGAAAGACATGACCCAAGTGTCCGCTTCGTACTCCCGAAGTCGGAACCGTGAGTGGCTTTTCGTGCTAGGCGGTTATGTGTTCACCCGTCGGATCGCAGCGCCCGCTGAGCCTTGGCGTCGTATCGAGCTCTCGGGTCAACCGCTTGTCTCGAGCAATCTCGTGTACAGCGTGACCTCGATGGGCGCACTCGTCGAGTTCGGCGGGCCAGCTACAGGAATCCCCTCCGGAGTCGCCAGGATTCAAGACCGCGACCTAAGCGTTACCGGGTACGACACCGCCGGACCGGTAAGGCTCGTGGGTGCGGAGGCAGTGTTCCGTGGCAAAGACGGCGCACTTCTTCGGTGGGAACCGACCAAGCCAGAGCCGCAAGTCGTCGACCCCGGCGCCGCCGCGAGCGCGCTTCACGGTCGGACGGCCATGGTTTCTGACACTGTAGGTGAATCGCTTGTGATCACCGGAGGCTCCTTCGGGCTCTTGACGAACGGTAAGTTCAAGGAGCTCGGCCGTGACGGAGGCGCCATGTTTCGCTCCTGCTCATGGGTCGGCCCGGCAGAGTCGTCGCGCTGGATCGTGAAGGGAGGTGCTGACCCGATGGTCTTCTGTTTACTTGACGGCAACCTGCTGCACGCGAAAATGAAGGAGCCGTACCCGTCCGACCGCCCTCCGGCCATCGCCAGGATCGGCGGCAAGTATTGGCTGGTGTCGGACCGACGATCGTTCGTATCCATCGAGACGTTTGAGATTGTTCAAGGGACGCTGCGGCCCGCAGGGACCAAGACTGTCCAAGGTGACCCTGCTTGGGGCCGAGAAAGCATGGCGACTCATCCGGACAGGTTATGGATCGGAACGAAATCCCAGGGCATCGTTGCTGTTGAGTCCTTCTGATCTCCGCTGTCGGCAGTCGGCCCGAGCAAAGGCGAACCCCCGGATTCGCGGCGGGTGGCAAGGACAAAACGCTCCTTTCTGCCCTAGGCATGGCCCGTGGACCAAGCAAACGTTTCTGTCCCTGTCCGCAGGACCTCGCCAGAAGGCGTTCCTTCGGAACCGGGGTGCAACGGGCACGGTCCATCCCGTTCACCCCGGCCACCCGGGAGGTCGCCCATGGTCGGGCCAACCTTCGCCTCATTGAGGTGCTATCGATACCCGATCAGATGTCTCAAAGGAAAAACCGTCCGGCCATGTAACAACGTAACGAACCGACGCGATGGCATCACGATCGGTTAGCAGTGTCGGCGGCACCACGAAGGGGATTGTCACAGTTTGCTTTTCCCAAATTTGCCGCAGTCGGCGAGATCCACCAAGCTTTGTCGAGTTCAGAGACACCGAGAGTTGATCGATACTGTAAATGGGTTCGTCCGTGTAAAAAGACACCAATAGTCTTTGTCCGCCTCCCAACTTATCGAGGCGACAAGAGACCGTCGGTTTAGTGTGACTCCCACCAGATGCCTTATGGGTCAGTGGCATAACGGTGCAACCATAGGCCCACAATCCGAAGAGTGCAATTGGCACTGACCGGCCGAGAGCCACCAAGGCGGGGGGTGGCAAGTCCCTGGGTGACCTCCTTTTGGGTGGCCGGGCTGAGAAGTGACGGCTTGTGCCCGTTTGCATCCCGGTTCCGAAGGGACTTGCTTTCGTCGCCCGACCAGCGTGAAAGACTCTCGCGGCCATGGGCGTGGTTCTACCCTGCCAAGTGCAGCGGCGGGTGGCACGACGAAGGGTGACCTCCCGCCGGTTGGCCAGTGCGAACCGAAGGACTTTGCCGGCTTGCACCAACATTCGCCAAGGCTCCGGCTGACGGGCCCCGGTTCCGAAGGGACACTCGACCGGAAGAGCCCGTGCCCTTGCGGACCTGCCTGTCGCGGCGGAGGCTAGACGAAGGAAGCAGCCTGTCTCGCGACAAGCAGGCCACCCCGGATGCTGTCGCCCTTCGCGTGCCACCGGTCTTCTCCGGTTCAAGTCGGTCATCGCCCCGAGAAAAACTCGGCGCCAGCGACCTTCCACGGACGCGACCCTGGCCGCACCGCCTTCAAGGCGTACACAGAAAGTCCACTAGGCCCCGTCCCGACGTCCGACAGGTAGTAGACGACGTCACATCGGCGTCCGGCCGCGATACCGTCCCAATGTTGCTCGCCCGTGGGCAACAAGCGGAAGCCCCCGCCCTCTCCCTTCAGAGTGCAGAGCTGCGCCTTCGAAGAAATCACCGTAAGACTGTCCCCAGGACCTGGTGCGAGCTGATAAGATTCCCATTCCGGACTGACGCTTGTGGCCGTTTCGCTAAAGTAGCGACCCTTGACGTCTGGCATGGAGGCTTGGGCCGAAGCCGTAAACAGCGTTGGTTCGGTCTTCCTTGCTCCTGGCATGATGCCCGAATAGACGACGGTCGCGCCGTTCGGCCAGAACACGCAGCCGCTGACGGAGTAGAGGTTTCGGGCTGTCAGCCGTTTGAGCCCCGTCCCCTTAGGCGAAACGGTCCAGACGTCGTAGTGGTCCCACGTCATGCCGCCCGTGCTGTACCGCCGGTACCGCGTGGCCCTGGAGAAAGCGATCGTTTTCCCGTCCGGCGAGAAGGCAGGCGAACCGTCGGAGACGCCACTGTCGTCCGTCAGCCGCTTGAACCCTGAACCGTCCGCCCCGACCACACACAGGACGCCCGCCGGCCCGAAGTCCTTGCAGACGACAGCCAGCGTCTTGCCGTCCGGCGAGAGGGCGACCTTGTTCGCGGCGTGACCCCTGGTGTCGACCCTTCGCTTGGCACCGCTCTTCGTGTCGAGCAGGTGGACCGATCCGTCCGCCGCCGTGAAAGCCAGTACGCTGCCTGTATCGTCGATCGCGATCGAGACGGAACTGTGGTCGGGGCCGACAGCCGGGTTGAAACTGCACCCGCACGCCGCGATCAAAGCAAAGAATGCGACTCCTCTCATGATGGGAGTAGCTCGGTCAGCGCTTGCGCAAGTCCTTTGCCGGTTTTGATTTCTGGTCAATGCCACTCTCGTTACTCGATGGTCGCTTCCGACGCTTCCGGCAGGTCTTCGAAGCGGAGTGAACGGACCTTGCGACCCTTCTGAATCCTGAGGATGGGTTCGTCCCCGATGTTCAAGAGCTCAAGACTGCTCGGCGTGCTGCGGTTCCGGATCAAAAGGCTGCTGCCCTCGTCGCTTGCGTACAAGTCGGCGACTTCCCTGCCGTCTTGGGCGACGATCCGGATCCGGGTCGATGTCACCATCGCTGTGCCGCCCTGAGGCTGCGAGCAACCGCAGCAAGCGATGAGCGTCCCGAGCAAGAACAGCGAAGGAGAACCGAGCGACGGCGACCGTCCAAGGATCGAAGTGGGCCAACCGGTTTCCGCATCGATGGCAGTGTACAGCCCCCTTCGTTCCGTTGGCACCTTGCGACGGCGGGCCACGCTCCCTGTCGCCCTCACTTTGCGTTCTTGTCCAGTGCTGAGCCGATCACATATCCGATGGCCCCGACCGCCAACACAGAAAAGGCGATTCCATAGACTGCAGTCCCTCGGTCACCGGGCGCAATTGGGCCGTCTCGAAGAACACCGGGGATGACAATGAACATGACGTAAGCAAGCAGCGCCCCGCCAGTGCACCCTAAGCGGTGCTTGGACCTCTGTGCCGCTCTCATACCATCATCTACGTGCCACAACGTCTCACCCCGACCAACGGCGACCGCCTTACAGTGCAAAGTGGGCCAACCAGATTCCGCATCGATGGCAGTGTACAGCCCTTTTCGTTCCGTTGGCACCTTTCGACGACGGGCGGCCACGCTCCCACACTCCCAAAGAACCTCGTCCACAGAAATTTCCCTACAGATTTTCGCCGGGCCCCTCAAAATTTTCGAAAGACCGGCCGATGATCGTTCTTGTCGCCCGGAACGAAGTCGAAAACCGGTGAGGACCGAAGAAAGGAGAAGAAGCTTGCCTTTGCCCCCGATCCCCGTTTCTTACCGCCGGTTCCGTTCCGGGAGACGGAGAAAGAACATGCCCGTACTACCGGACAAGACGAACGAGACCATCCAGTTCTTCGAGCAACGCCAGACGGCGTGGCAGTCGAACGCGACCAGTATCGGGCTGACCGTCATCGAGATGACGGCTTTCGCCCCTTTGATCAGTAGCGCGAGGACGGGGTTCACGAACGCCGAAGTCGCCCGGCAGGCGAGCAAGAACGCGACGGTCACGCTCAACGCGAACATGGAAAGCCTGCGCGACCAGGGCGCGGCGCTGATCGCCAAGATCAAGGCCTATGCGGAGGCGACGGGCAACCCGAACGTCTACGTCCTGGCCAGCATCCCGCCGCCCGCCGCCCCGAGCCCGGCCCCGGACCCCACGCCGCCGAGCGATGTGCGCGGCAACGTTAACAACGACGGCAACGTGGTGCTGCGGTGGAAGGCGACCAAGGTCAACGGCGACTTCTACAGCGTGTGGCGGCTCTTGAGCGGCGGTTCGTGGACGCCGATCGGCAGCGTCGCGGCGAAGACCTTCACCGACTCGACGCTTCCCGGCGGCAACGCCTGGGCGCAGTACCAGGTGAAGAGCCACCGCGGCGAGGAGGTCAGCGAGGGCAGCGAGCCCGTCGTGGTGCTCTTCGGCCAGCAGATGGCGGCGTAACGGCTCCTTCAGGCACTCTTCAGCGGCAGGCGGACCTTGTGTCCGCCTGTCCGTCGTTTGGGGGGGGCGTTCGGGGTGGTTCCGGTGGTTCGGGGGGTTCGGGTGGGGGAGGTCCCTCCGCTCCCTACGGTCGGTCGGGATGACGTGGACCGATGTGAGAGGGTCCGTCACCCAAGGACGTCATCCCGAGCGAAGTCGAGGGACCTCGGGTTTATAGCGCGTCATGTTGGAAAGGGAGGTCCCTCCGCTCCCTGCGGTCGGTCGGGATGACGTGGACCGATGTGAGAGGGCCCGCTCCCTCAAGGACGTCATCCCGAGCGAAGTCGAAGGACCTCCGGGTGACAGGGGCGCGTTCGGGAAGTCCGGTAGTCCGAGAGGTTCGAAAGGGGAGGTCCCTCCGCTCCCTGCGGTCGGTCGGGATGACGTGACCGATGTGAGGGGGCCCGTCCCCCAACGACGTCATCCTGAGCGAAGTCGAGGGACCTCCGGTNNNNNNNNNNNNNNNNNNNNNNNNNNNNNNNNNNNNNNNNNNNNNNNNNNNNNNNNNNNNNNNNNNNNNNNNNNNNNNNNNNNNNNNNNNNNNNNNNNNNNNNNNNNNNNNNNNNNNNNNNNNNNNNNNNNNNNNNNNNNNNNNNNNNNNNNNCGTGGACCGATGTGAGAGGGCCCGCTCCCCAAGGACGTCATCCCGAGCGAAGGCGAGGGACCTCCGGTCTTGAGCGCGTCATGTTGGAAAGGGAGGTCCCTCCGCTCCCTGCGGTCGGTCGGGATGACGTGGACCGATGTGAGAGGGCCCGTCCCCAAGGACGTCATCCCGAGCGAAGGCAGCGGCACGACCCCCAAAGAACCGATCGGCCACCTTTCGAACGCTAACCCTTCTCCCCGGGAATCCCCGGCACGACCATCCTCGCGATCGGTTCGATCCAGTCCTCTGGAGCGCTGCCCGCCAGGTTCGTGAGCAACACCACCGCGACGCCGTCGTCGGGGTACACGAAAAACGCCGACCGACCGCCGCCGATCCCCGCCACCCAACGGTGGTCGGCGCGGGAGGACGCCGGCCAACCGACCGCCCATGACGCCGGTTTGCCGTCCACGAACCGACCGCGCGTCCACATCGCCTCCAGGCTCTTCGAACCGAGGAGCGTGCCGTCCTGCAGGGCGACGATCCAGCGAGCCACGTCGGTCGCCGTCGAGCACAGGCCCGCGCCCGTCCACAGGAAGTGCGGGAACACGGACCCCGTCGGCCGGTAGGTCACCGACCCGTCGTCGCCTTGCTCGATGTAGTAAGCCTGCGCCAGCCCCTTCACGACGTCGCGGGCGTCGCCGTAGCGCGTGTGGGCCATCTTCGCGGGCCGGAACTGGCCCTCCTCGATGAAAGTCGTGAACGGTCGGCCCGAGAGCTTGTCGATCACCTTGCCGAGCAGGAGGTAGTTGGTCTGGTTGTAAGAGTATTTCGTCCCGGTCGGATACTCAAGCGGCATCGTCTGGACTTTGGACCAGGCGTCGTCTTCCGATTCGCCGACCAGCTTCCCGCCCTGGCTCTGGTCGACGATGTCGGGCAGGCCCGAGACGTGCGTCGCGAGCTGACCGATCGTGACGCCGCGCCAGGCGACCGGCAGACCGTCCAGGTGCTTTCCGACCGGATCGTCGAGCGACAGCTTCCCCGCTTGGACGAGCTGCATCACGGCCACGCCCGTGAACGGTTTCGTCGCGGAGTTGAGCGTGAAAAGGGTCGTGTCTTTCACCGGAAGGTCGAACTGGAGGCTCGCCTTTCCGAAGGAGCGCTTGTAGACGACTTTCCCTTGGAGCACGACCGCGACCTGTGCGCCGGGCACGTGCCTCGCCGCCATTTCCTTTCGGACATACGCGTCCACTTGACGCCCTAGGTCGGTGTCGGCCTGGGTCGAGGCAAGGAGCATCGCGGTCGTGATGAGCATCGGAACCTCTTACCCGTTTCATGCGAGGCGAGTGCCCGTCAGGACCACCGTTCAGAAGCCGTACCTTAGGGCGCGTCGCAGGTTTCCAGACGAGGGAACGTGTGTCAAGATGGATCCATGCGGTGGTTCCGCTTAGAGCGGACGCAGCCAAAATCCGAGCCGTCCTTCCAGGAGCGAGGGCCGCTTTGGCGGATCTTGACCCTCTTGACGATCGCGGTCATCGCACTCTACGCCTCGATATTCCTGGCCTCCCCGAAGAGCGTCGTCCTCAACATCGTCCTTCTCCCTCTCCTTGGAGCGTCGCTCGTGTGGCAGTTACAAGGCCGACGGATCGGGGTCGTCCTGGCCACGACGTGCGTCGCGACGATCGAAGCCGTCCTCCTTTCGGAACTCCTTGTTTCTTTCCATTCGAAGGACGTTGCGGAGAGTCTCGCACGATCGCTCCCCGGTGCCGTCTATCTCGCTGTCTCGGCACCAGTCCTCGTCGGCTCGAATCGACAGAGGCCTTACGACGACACGTGAAGGGGAGGAACGCAACAATAGGGGCCCTCATCGGAGGCCGCTGCCGTGTGCCGATGGCGGACGTCGGCCTCAGCAAATGGCTCCGGACTGGAGCCGAAGGTCGTTACCTGGAGCGACTCTCGTCGCAATCGGTCCGTTCGATCCCTTGGGCGGGACGACGAGCTTCATGCCGCCGAACAGGCCGTGAGGAGTTGAAAGTTCGACCTCGATCGAGTCGCCCGAGCGCTTGACGGACACGGGTTTGCCGTCGTACGGGCTTCGTAGATCCTCGACTTTGACCGGACTTCCGGACGGAGTTTCGATTGCGCGCACGAAGGCGGTGTAGAGGATCACTTTCGCCTTGCGCTCTTCCGAGGGATCCGAGGTCGTTCCTAATTCGGTATCACTTAAGGCTTCATAGAGCCTTGCCGCGATCGGAAACGAAACCAGGCCGCGGTACATCCGATTTTCGGCCTTGTCCATCATGAGTTTTCGATCCTGCTCCGCCGCGTCGATCGCAGTCCACATGTCGCGCATCGCCTTGATGACTTCGAGCCGTCCCTTGTCCGGAGGCTGGGCCAGCGCCAAAGCGTTTGCGACACTCGAAGGAGGAAGGTCACTGTCCTTCAATCCGATTTTGTCCCGCCCTTTCTTCGTTTTGCAAAGTTCGATCGTGGTCATGATCTCCACCAGGTCGAAGCGGTGCCAATCGTGAAGGTCAGGCTCAGGAAGTGATTGCAGAGCACCACGCAACGCCTCGCGATATCGAGGTTCGTTACGAAAAGCGTAAGCCCACATCGCCAGTTGACGCAGCGCGCTAGAGTCCAGCGAACCTGCAACGGCCTGGCTCAATCGAGTCGGTTCTTGTCGGAAGTGTGCAGCCATTTTCTGGACCCTCTTGACCTCTTGGAGCGCGTCCAAGGGTCGCCCGGCGGTGGCCGACAACGTGCCGCGCAGCAGGAGCGACTTGGCGGCCGACTTGGCGGGCCCGAATTCTGGAAAGAGGACAGCCACCCCTAAGGACCAATCACGGTCGAACCTGCAATGGGGCTTCGCCACAGCTGCTTCAGCCGTTTCAAGTTGATGGACCGCCGCCGTCAAGTACGAAGACGCCCTCTTGACCGCAGCGGTCCGATCTCCGAACAGCACGTCCTGACCGATCTTCGTCGGATCACCTGAAAGCCTGGGCAGTCGCGACAACGCGACGTATGACGGAGCGGCGTTGGCCGCATCGGCCACTCTGGGAAGGTACGCCTCGAATGCGGACGCAGTCGCCGGCAGCCCTTCGGCCGTCGCGAGTCGGGCTTGCACCTGGAAATCAGCTTCGGTACGGAGCGCCGGCCAGCCGAACGCCAGAAAGCCGCCGACCACAAGCACTGCGAGACAGCCCGACACAACGATCCC
Coding sequences:
- a CDS encoding beta-lactamase family protein, whose product is MLITTAMLLASTQADTDLGRQVDAYVRKEMAARHVPGAQVAVVLQGKVVYKRSFGKASLQFDLPVKDTTLFTLNSATKPFTGVAVMQLVQAGKLSLDDPVGKHLDGLPVAWRGVTIGQLATHVSGLPDIVDQSQGGKLVGESEDDAWSKVQTMPLEYPTGTKYSYNQTNYLLLGKVIDKLSGRPFTTFIEEGQFRPAKMAHTRYGDARDVVKGLAQAYYIEQGDDGSVTYRPTGSVFPHFLWTGAGLCSTATDVARWIVALQDGTLLGSKSLEAMWTRGRFVDGKPASWAVGWPASSRADHRWVAGIGGGRSAFFVYPDDGVAVVLLTNLAGSAPEDWIEPIARMVVPGIPGEKG
- a CDS encoding PD40 domain-containing protein, with amino-acid sequence MRGVAFFALIAACGCSFNPAVGPDHSSVSIAIDDTGSVLAFTAADGSVHLLDTKSGAKRRVDTRGHAANKVALSPDGKTLAVVCKDFGPAGVLCVVGADGSGFKRLTDDSGVSDGSPAFSPDGKTIAFSRATRYRRYSTGGMTWDHYDVWTVSPKGTGLKRLTARNLYSVSGCVFWPNGATVVYSGIMPGARKTEPTLFTASAQASMPDVKGRYFSETATSVSPEWESYQLAPGPGDSLTVISSKAQLCTLKGEGGGFRLLPTGEQHWDGIAAGRRCDVVYYLSDVGTGPSGLSVYALKAVRPGSRPWKVAGAEFFSGR